The nucleotide window ATTAGTAGGATCGATAGCTGGAACAATATTGTTTTCTTCAATAATGTTCGTAATTTTTTCTAACTGCTTTCCATCAGCTCTTACGAAAAGAAATCGATATTGAACAGCCTGTTTTTTTGCTTTCTTATCAAATTTAGCACCAACTAGTCCAAAAAGGATTTGTTTCCATTTGGGAAAACCTCGATCTATTGCAAACTGCTTATTTGGTCCTGTACGAAGACTTAGTAAGCGACCACCTGATTTGATAATGGACAACTCTCTGTCAAATTCATCTGCACCGAGTGTATCAATAACATAATCAACTTTGTCTAGTATTTCCCAATAATTTTCCTTCGTGTAATCGATATATTGATCCGCACCAGCATTCAACGTCCTTTCTTTAGCAGAAGGACTCCCAGAAACAATGACCTTCAATCCCATTTCTTTAGCAATTGGAACAGCCATTTGGCCAAAGCTTCCGGATCCTCCTGGAATGAACACTGTTTGCTCTTTTTTCGCTTCTAACTCTTCTGTTAACCCTTGAAATGCCGTCAAACCAGTTAGAGGTGCAGCAGCTCCAGTGACATAATCTAAATTTTTCGGCAAATGCCAGATGGCTGCTGCATCAACTGCAACATACTCTGCAAATGCTCCAATCTTCTCGATAGGGAGTCTCGTATAAATAGAATCTCCTACCTTAAATTCATGTACATTTTCACCAACTTTTTCAACTATTCCAGTTAGTTCATTTCCTAATGTAAGAGGCATTTCATAATCTTGAATTAGTTTTACGCTTCCTGTAATATTTAATATTTCAAGTGGATTTATGGCAGCAACTTTTACCTTTACTAATACTTCGTTATCTTTAATACTCGGTATAGGAATATCAACGACTTGTGCTTCAATTTTTTTTGAGTATTTTTGTATTTGAGCAGCTTTCATACTCTTCATCTCCTTTTTAAAAAGAAACCACCAACTCTTACATTGATGGTTTCAATTTTTATTATTTCATTCATTCATTGTAGGATAGTCTGTGTACCCTTCTTCACCCTTATTAATATAAAATGTTTGTGGATTTGGATCATTTAATGGCATATTGTTTTTTAGTTTTTCTACTAAATCAGGATTAGCTAATGCTAACACTCCTACTGAGGATAAATCAGCTAAACCATTATCAATGTCCAAGCTAATTTGATCTACTGGTCTTGATGGTCTATTAACAATTAAAGTATTTCCCCATATTCCTCTAATGTCTTTTAATAAATGTTCTCTATTAACGTGCATAATATGGAGGTAAGCCAAATTTAGTTTATTTAACTCCCCTACTAAATATCGATATAATTCTTCTCCTTGTTGTCCTTCGTTTACTCCACCAAGAAGATTCATCGGCGAAATTCTAAATCCTGTTTTATCAGCACCAATCTCATCAACTACTGCTTTTGCCACTTCTATTGCGAATCTGGCACGTTTTTTTATGGATCCACCAAATTCATCTGAACGAACATTGGAATTTTCACCTAAGAATTGGTGAATCAAATATCCATTAGCTCCGTGAATTTCAACTCCATCCGCACCAGCTTCGATAGCATTTAATGCAGCTTTTCTAAAGGCATTGATTGTTTCCATAATTTCTATTTCTGTTAACTCCCTTGGCTCTGGTACCTCTTGCATACCTGTAGCAGTAAAGATATCTTCACCTGGTGCAATTGCAGAAGGTGCTACTGCTTGATAATGAGTTGGTAAATTATCAGGATGAGATATCCTTCCAACATGCATTAACTGAAGAAAAATTCGTCCATTTGCATCGTGAACAGCATCTATTACCTTTTTCCATCCATCGACTTGTTCTTTTGTGCTAATTCCAGGAGTATTCATATACCCTTGCCCTTCTGGAGAAGGAAATACACCTTCACTAATCAATAATCCCATGGAAGCACGTTGTGAATAATATTTTGGAGTTAATTCTCCAGGTACCCCATTCTCCGTAGCGCGACTTCTAGTCATTGGAGCCATTACCAGTCTATTCTTTAATTTCAATCCTTTTAGTTGATATTGATCAAATAATTTATTCATACTAGTCCTCCATAGTAATAAATAATGTATATTAGAATGATTATTCTAATTATAATATAAAAAATTATAATCCTCTTAGTATAGGGTAAATACCATCAAGCAAATTAAATTCATATTTTTCATTAACAATTCCAATGACTTTATCACTTTCGTACAAGGTTATCATAAATTCTGCCATTTCTTTAGCACTATGGTAGTTACTTACCCCTGCTTTGTAATCAAATTCTGTCACATTAAGAGATTTATTAATAAATTCTGTTTCTGTTACTGCTGGCGCTAAAACTTTCACACTAATTTTATTATTTATCAATTCATTAGCTAGCCCTTCAGTAAACGCACTGACATAATACTTGGTAGCTGAATAAACAACACTCCCTAAAGCAACCATATAACCCATTGCAGAGGAAACATTAATTAATTGAGCTCCCTCATAGTCAGCATAATCTTTAGCATACAAAGTAGATAAGATAGTTAACGATTCAATATTAACTTTTAACATATTTTCTATTTTATCCAAATTTTCTTGAATTACTTGTGAAGAGTCACCTAAACCAGCATTATTAATCCATGTTTCAATCTCATAGGACTTTAAGCTATTATACAAATCGTAAGCTTGTTTTGGATTAGATAAGTCGCTTACTGTTAGCACCACATCTAAATCTTTATATAATTCGTTTATTAAAGATTTTAGACTTTCTAATCTGTCTTTTCTTCTAGCAACTAAAATAAGATTTTTCCCTTTTTTTGCAAAAGCAAGTGCTGATTCGTACCCTATACCTGAACTTGCACCAGTAATAACCGTATATTTCATACTCTTACATCTCCATTTTGTTATTTAATAATAAAACTTATTTTCTTAGTGTAATCTGTTGTTTTTATCCATGTTTTAAAATGGTTCTTATAATTTGCTCATATAACTTCTCTTATTAATCGTTATATTATTTTTATAAAGATGTTGAATTCAGGAATGAGTTAACATTTTCGGCGAATAATTCAGGAAATTGAAATAGGTGTCCGTGACCAGAATCAGGATAGATAATGAGTTGTGCTTTTGGTAAGTGTTCAGTTAGTATATAACTATTTTTGGTCGGAACCATAACATCATTAATACCATTTGTTACAAGCACAGGTTGTTTAATATTCTGTAACCAATCGTAATCATTATTAGTTTTTGGTTGTGCCCAATTTGCAATAGCCTGTAATTGTGCTTGTTGTACTTGGTCAGAACTTTCAACCTTTTTCTGATTAATAATTCTTTGTAAAGAGGCCATTCCCGCAGATTTACTTGTTTCAGTTGGACGGTAGAAGAAAAACATGAAGTCATTTAAAGCATCCTCTGCATTCCCACCGTGTCGATTCATTCTTTCAAAGATCTCTGGATCTGGATTAATTCCCGATTTAGGTGCAGTACCTGCCATGATGATTCGTCTAACCAATTTGCCTTCTTGTAACGCTAATTCTTGTGCAACCATTCCGCCAATTGAAAAACCAAGAATATCGACTTGAGTTAATCCTAGTGCTTTAATAAATGTTCCTGCATCCTGTGCCATTTCAGCTATCGTAGTAGGTGTTTGCCCATCGGTCTCACCAACCCCTTTATTGTCAAATAAGATTACTGGGCGTGTATTTGCAATAGATTCAATCATATTTGGATCCCAGTTTTCCATCGTTCCTCTAAAGTGAACAAGAAATACTACTGGTATACCATCTTGTGTACCAAATTTTCTGTATGCGTAACGAGTTCCACCTGCTTCAATAAATTCTGATTCTGTTGGTATTTTAAAGTTTGTCATTTTTGTGTTCCTCCTTAGAAATTAAAAATACGATTTTATAAGTATGCATTATGATGGTTTGTTTCACATTAATTTTAGAATGAACGTTCTAAAAAAGGTAAAAAAAGAAAGCTAGTCTAACACCGCAAGTGCTAGAGCAATAATGCCTTCTAATTCTTTTTTATTATAATTAGTTTTTATTAGTACTCTTATACCTACCAAATTGTTGTGTAAGAAACGAGATGTGTTATCAGAATCGATTTCTTTTGATAGTTCTCCACTAGCTTGGCCCCGTTTTATTAGGTTATTAAACATATCTTCAGTACGGTTAAACATTTTTGTAACTATGCATCCAATTTCTTTGTCCAACAAAGATAATTCAACGGCTGCATTTACTGATAGACAACCTTTTGGGTATTGTTCAATGGCATTCAGTATGAAAATAAAAACATCACGTATCGCCTGTTTAGTGGATGAAGTGCTGCTAATTATGCTTTCCATCTCCTTGACGATGAGCTCTTCATAGTGATTAAGGGAAGCTAAAAACAATGAACGCTTGTCACCAAATGTGTCATATATACTCCTGCGGTGTATCCCCATATAATCAACCAAATCTTGCATGGATGTTTTTTCATAACCCTGTTCCCAGAAAAGCTCCATTGCTTTTCTTAATACTGCTTTTTCGTCGAATTCTTTACTTCTAGCCATTTTATTTCTCCTTAAAAAAATTCATGAGTCAATACTAACAAAAACAAACGTCATAATCCATTATAGAATGAACGTTCTAAAATAAAGACATGAATTTCAAACCATGATTAAACAATAACATTTTTAGAACGATTAGTAAAGAATTATAACTAACCAATAATTTCTAAATAATCTGCTACATATCACAATATTATCCATTAACTTTCACTTAGGGGTACCGCCAAACATTTCTTCTATTCGTTTAGTTTCTTCAGGATTGTTTTCTCCCACTGTTTCAATTAATGGATCAAACTCTTCTACAGATGCACTCATACCAAATAAACAAGAAATAGCAATTAGAAAAAAACATCTGATCCCTTACTCAATCAAACTGCCCCTTTAGTTGTATAAGAACCTGAAAGAAGAAGAGAAAAATTAAGACAAGAAGAATTAAAAGGAAACCCTTGACTTTATTCCTTTAACGTTTTGAAACAGAATCAAATACATCGTCCGTAAAAGTATACGTTTACGGACTTTGAGTTTATATAAAAAATTTATCATTTTCGACGTTCGTTTAAATTTAAAAATAATTTACGAACGTTCTTTAAAATACATGTAGTTTTACGAACGTTTTTAGCAAAGTAATAGATTGAAAAGTCTACTTCCTATAATCAAACTTATGGAAACTAGAAAAAGAAATAAAGTAAACCCTACTCATTTTTGAGTTAGGGTTGTAATTTTTATTTATACATGTAACTGCTGATTAACCAATCTCTTTACTCTCTCATAAGCTTTAACCTCACCTTGGTAAAAACATGCACTGTTCCAGTCTTCTCTTTTCTCCGCATCCTTTCTCCATGCATCAGATTGTTCTATTAACTTATCAATGTGTTCAATAAACTTCTTTCGTTCCATTTTATCACCTGCTTTTATCATAATTGGAAATATTTATATAGCATTTTGATAAGTAATATTTCTAGAATTTAGTGAGAATACCTGTTGGAATTTGATATAATCTCCAGGACTTTTATTATATTGCCTGTTTATGCTCATTTAATGAGTTATTTTGGTTCTTTTTTGATTTTGGGAACATTACTTATGCTAATCTAAAGGGGAATAAAAAAAGCTGCCAATACAGCTAGGCAGCCCTTCCTTAAATCTTCTCAATTATTCCCTCTATTATAAACTATAGAGGAGACTTACTTATTTTTTTGCTTGTTTGTTGATTTCTCATTGTTTTTCCCTTTTTCGGAAGTACTAATATCCGTATCTTCAACTTGATTTTCTGGTTTCTGATTGCTTACTGAGGCTGTAACCTCTTCAATCTCTTTGATAACAGGAGAAGTTGTCACTTTAAGTTGAGCTTCTTGTTTCTTGTTGGGTGAAAGTTTAACTTTTTCTTCTTTTGGAGCATCAGAGGCAATTGCAGCAGCAACTTCTTGATAACTTTGATCTACGTGATTATCCATGTTTTGATAGATTTCAGAGTCAGCAAGTTCAGGAATCACGGGAAGTTCTGACTGTTCAACTTGCGCTTCTTCCTTTCGAACAGTATCCTTCATCTCTTTAATCTCTTGAATTTTACGCTTACCAATGATCACTTCTTCCACAATCACAGGTCTCTTGGTTACTTCGATTCGCTCCTCCATAATAGGAATACGAATGATTTCGTTCTCTGTCAATGGGCTACCATCATACTGACCGTCTATGACCGGGCGACGTTCTACGTAGACTTCCTCACGCATAACCGGAACCTGGATAGTTCGTAGTTCTTCTACAATTTCCTTACGAAGTTGTACTTCCCCAGTCTGAACACGTTCTTTTCTTACATCCAGTTGCTCTTCGCGAAGTTGCACTGACCTATGCTCCTCTGTCTCGTATTGAGACTCCCTACCCATAGTATATGAAGGGATTTTTCGAGTTTCATCCACATCAATTAGGACAAGGATTTTCCCTTTATTTACATCCGTTTCACACTGTTTTGCAGTGAAATTTTGAATACCCATTCTAACAAGTTTTGAAGTTAGACCACCAGCTTGGGTAGTAGAAATCATTCCACCTGTCATCATGGTAAAAAAGCTGTCCATCATCACACCTGCCAACGAACTTACAGCTGGCGTTCCTGCTTCTATCATTACATTCATTTCGGCCCTTAGCTGTAGAGTATTATTGATATCCTTTGCTACTACCAATATATCTGTTTCACGATATCCCTGACGTTTTAACCCCTTAATTGCATGTATCGCTTCTTGCTCTGAATGAAAAGTTCCTGCAACTCGTTTTCTCGTTCCCATTCTCCCATCTCCTTAAATTTTAATTAAACGAAAACTTATTTTCATATTTAATTCCATCCCCATTGTGTATATCATGTACCCAGTGGATTTCTATTTAAAACGTGATACGTGTGACTATGTAAATGACACCTAAATTATAAAATGTAGAAAGATGAAGTAGAGGCAATAGCAATAATCGGGAAAACTTTAGAGGTTTTTATTGAATAGAGAACGTTTGTTCGTGTATAATATAGAGAACAAACGTTCTTTTATTTAAGGAGTTCTTTCAATGGATTATGAGCAGCTACCAAACAGAGTCATTATTTGTATTGATATGAAATCGTTTTTTGCCTCGGTTTCCTCTGTCATACGAGGATTAGATCCGTTGAAAACAAGGCTTGCGGTGGTAGGAGATATCAAACGGTCGGGATCGGTTGTGTTAGCTGCCACACCTTTATTAAAGAAAGAAGGGATCAAAACAGGAAGTCGTCTTTTCGACATTCCTAAAAGGAAAGATATCCATGTGGTGAATCCATCCATGGAGAGATATATCAAGGCTTCAAACTATATTTCGAGTTTGGTGTTACAGTATGTGGCTCCTGAAGACTTTCATGCCTATAGCATTGATGAGTTGTTTATTGATGCAACAGCTTCTTTGCATTTATTCGCTAAAACACCAGAAGAATTAGCCCATAAAATCATCCATGAGATTTATCGCAAAACACAGCTGACAGCTACCGCAGGCATCGGTCCGAATCTCTTACTGGCGAAGGTGAGCTTAGATCATGAGGCAAAGAATAGCCCAACGGGGGTTGCTTATTGGCGATATGAGGATATTCCCTTTACGTTGTGGTCCATTCATCCGATGAAGGATTTCTGGGGGATCTCGTCTGCTACGGAAAGACGCTTACACCGGTTAGGCATTCACACCATCAAAGAACTCGCTCTTTCTTCTGTAGAGATGTTATGTAAAGAATTTGGTGTCTTAGGGGAAGAAATCCATCAGCATGCAAATGGCGTTGATTTTAGTCGTATTTCTGATGTGTACATTCCTAGTTCTCGTTCCTTTGGAAAGAGTCAAATTCTATTTCGGGATTATAGCAGCCGAAAAGAAGTAGAATTATTGCTGTTAGAACTCTTG belongs to Priestia megaterium and includes:
- a CDS encoding NADP-dependent oxidoreductase encodes the protein MKAAQIQKYSKKIEAQVVDIPIPSIKDNEVLVKVKVAAINPLEILNITGSVKLIQDYEMPLTLGNELTGIVEKVGENVHEFKVGDSIYTRLPIEKIGAFAEYVAVDAAAIWHLPKNLDYVTGAAAPLTGLTAFQGLTEELEAKKEQTVFIPGGSGSFGQMAVPIAKEMGLKVIVSGSPSAKERTLNAGADQYIDYTKENYWEILDKVDYVIDTLGADEFDRELSIIKSGGRLLSLRTGPNKQFAIDRGFPKWKQILFGLVGAKFDKKAKKQAVQYRFLFVRADGKQLEKITNIIEENNIVPAIDPTNFTIDNINEALNLVANGHPKGKVVIKF
- a CDS encoding alkene reductase; amino-acid sequence: MNKLFDQYQLKGLKLKNRLVMAPMTRSRATENGVPGELTPKYYSQRASMGLLISEGVFPSPEGQGYMNTPGISTKEQVDGWKKVIDAVHDANGRIFLQLMHVGRISHPDNLPTHYQAVAPSAIAPGEDIFTATGMQEVPEPRELTEIEIMETINAFRKAALNAIEAGADGVEIHGANGYLIHQFLGENSNVRSDEFGGSIKKRARFAIEVAKAVVDEIGADKTGFRISPMNLLGGVNEGQQGEELYRYLVGELNKLNLAYLHIMHVNREHLLKDIRGIWGNTLIVNRPSRPVDQISLDIDNGLADLSSVGVLALANPDLVEKLKNNMPLNDPNPQTFYINKGEEGYTDYPTMNE
- a CDS encoding SDR family NAD(P)-dependent oxidoreductase, encoding MKYTVITGASSGIGYESALAFAKKGKNLILVARRKDRLESLKSLINELYKDLDVVLTVSDLSNPKQAYDLYNSLKSYEIETWINNAGLGDSSQVIQENLDKIENMLKVNIESLTILSTLYAKDYADYEGAQLINVSSAMGYMVALGSVVYSATKYYVSAFTEGLANELINNKISVKVLAPAVTETEFINKSLNVTEFDYKAGVSNYHSAKEMAEFMITLYESDKVIGIVNEKYEFNLLDGIYPILRGL
- a CDS encoding alpha/beta fold hydrolase, which encodes MTNFKIPTESEFIEAGGTRYAYRKFGTQDGIPVVFLVHFRGTMENWDPNMIESIANTRPVILFDNKGVGETDGQTPTTIAEMAQDAGTFIKALGLTQVDILGFSIGGMVAQELALQEGKLVRRIIMAGTAPKSGINPDPEIFERMNRHGGNAEDALNDFMFFFYRPTETSKSAGMASLQRIINQKKVESSDQVQQAQLQAIANWAQPKTNNDYDWLQNIKQPVLVTNGINDVMVPTKNSYILTEHLPKAQLIIYPDSGHGHLFQFPELFAENVNSFLNSTSL
- a CDS encoding TetR/AcrR family transcriptional regulator → MARSKEFDEKAVLRKAMELFWEQGYEKTSMQDLVDYMGIHRRSIYDTFGDKRSLFLASLNHYEELIVKEMESIISSTSSTKQAIRDVFIFILNAIEQYPKGCLSVNAAVELSLLDKEIGCIVTKMFNRTEDMFNNLIKRGQASGELSKEIDSDNTSRFLHNNLVGIRVLIKTNYNKKELEGIIALALAVLD
- a CDS encoding YsnF/AvaK domain-containing protein; its protein translation is MGTRKRVAGTFHSEQEAIHAIKGLKRQGYRETDILVVAKDINNTLQLRAEMNVMIEAGTPAVSSLAGVMMDSFFTMMTGGMISTTQAGGLTSKLVRMGIQNFTAKQCETDVNKGKILVLIDVDETRKIPSYTMGRESQYETEEHRSVQLREEQLDVRKERVQTGEVQLRKEIVEELRTIQVPVMREEVYVERRPVIDGQYDGSPLTENEIIRIPIMEERIEVTKRPVIVEEVIIGKRKIQEIKEMKDTVRKEEAQVEQSELPVIPELADSEIYQNMDNHVDQSYQEVAAAIASDAPKEEKVKLSPNKKQEAQLKVTTSPVIKEIEEVTASVSNQKPENQVEDTDISTSEKGKNNEKSTNKQKNK
- a CDS encoding DinB/UmuC family translesion DNA polymerase, translated to MDYEQLPNRVIICIDMKSFFASVSSVIRGLDPLKTRLAVVGDIKRSGSVVLAATPLLKKEGIKTGSRLFDIPKRKDIHVVNPSMERYIKASNYISSLVLQYVAPEDFHAYSIDELFIDATASLHLFAKTPEELAHKIIHEIYRKTQLTATAGIGPNLLLAKVSLDHEAKNSPTGVAYWRYEDIPFTLWSIHPMKDFWGISSATERRLHRLGIHTIKELALSSVEMLCKEFGVLGEEIHQHANGVDFSRISDVYIPSSRSFGKSQILFRDYSSRKEVELLLLELLDDVCFRLRMHQVVAQTAHLSIGYSKQTAGGFSRQKKMGRASNLSQDIFPYCLTILHTYDSGMPIRSIGISLSNTSIQEEEQMSLFEDIDQRERAYALAKTIDDIRLRYGKNSVLRASSHLPHSTARYRNSLMGGHKA